In Polaribacter sp. Hel_I_88, the following proteins share a genomic window:
- a CDS encoding RsmB/NOP family class I SAM-dependent RNA methyltransferase, which produces MRLHRNLTFAVIDSIRDIFNEGVYADKAVEKALKRDKRWGARDRKFVAETIYDIVRWNRLYAEIAEVKLPYDRDNIWRLFSVWCILRGIKLPDWNQIGDVPERRIKGRFAELSKIRKYRESIPDWMDELCVSELGEEIWTKEIAALNEQAKVILRTNTLNISKEILQKKLKTENVDTEFVPHHPDALLLPERANVFKTEAFHNGFFEVQDASSQLVAAYLDVKPGMKVIDTCAGAGGKTLHLTALMENKGQIIAMDIYESKLRKLKVRAKRNKAHNIDMRVIDSTKPIKKLYGKADRVLIDAPCSGLGVIRRNPDSKWKLQPEFIDNIKKVQQDVLQQYSKMVKSGGKMVYATCSILPSENQHQVKTFLASEAGKDFTFASDKKVLAHVSGFDGFYMALLEKK; this is translated from the coding sequence ATGAGATTACACAGAAATTTAACATTTGCTGTTATAGACAGTATTAGAGATATATTTAACGAAGGTGTTTATGCTGATAAAGCTGTAGAAAAAGCATTAAAAAGAGATAAGCGTTGGGGAGCAAGAGATCGTAAATTTGTTGCAGAAACAATTTATGATATTGTTCGTTGGAACCGTTTATACGCAGAAATTGCCGAAGTTAAACTACCTTATGATAGAGATAACATTTGGAGACTGTTCTCTGTTTGGTGTATTTTAAGAGGTATAAAATTACCAGATTGGAATCAAATAGGAGATGTGCCAGAAAGACGTATTAAAGGACGTTTTGCAGAATTATCAAAAATTAGAAAATATAGAGAGTCTATTCCTGATTGGATGGACGAATTGTGTGTATCTGAATTAGGAGAAGAAATCTGGACCAAAGAAATTGCTGCTTTAAATGAGCAAGCTAAAGTTATTTTAAGAACAAATACCTTAAATATCTCTAAAGAAATTCTACAAAAGAAATTAAAAACCGAAAATGTAGATACTGAGTTTGTACCTCATCATCCAGATGCTTTACTTTTACCTGAAAGAGCCAATGTTTTTAAAACAGAAGCTTTTCATAATGGTTTTTTTGAAGTGCAAGATGCTTCATCTCAATTAGTTGCTGCATATTTAGATGTTAAACCAGGTATGAAAGTAATAGATACTTGTGCTGGAGCTGGAGGAAAAACCTTGCATTTAACTGCCTTAATGGAAAATAAAGGTCAAATAATTGCGATGGATATTTACGAAAGTAAACTTCGTAAACTAAAAGTAAGAGCTAAAAGAAACAAAGCACATAATATAGATATGCGTGTTATTGATTCTACAAAACCTATCAAAAAACTTTATGGCAAAGCAGATCGTGTTTTAATTGATGCTCCTTGTTCTGGTTTAGGTGTTATTCGCAGAAATCCAGATTCTAAATGGAAATTACAACCTGAGTTTATCGATAATATTAAAAAAGTTCAGCAAGATGTATTACAACAATATTCTAAAATGGTAAAATCAGGAGGAAAAATGGTGTATGCAACGTGTTCTATTTTACCATCAGAAAATCAACATCAAGTTAAAACTTTTTTAGCATCAGAAGCTGGGAAAGATTTTACTTTTGCTAGCGATAAAAAAGTACTTGCTCATGTTTCTGGATTTGATGGTTTTTATATGGCACTTTTAGAAAAGAAGTAA
- a CDS encoding SdrD B-like domain-containing protein: MKTKLHLKLLLVLAFSLFAGFISAQTLYNVKLGTDNKKITEVQIEFNGNTLTQTNGYGSAGAPASRQTTLPVLMNYTKINDGGTIKTLSFFNAAGAFVTNNNFTSSANGVGVYNEGTETLTSNGIPAWEDAMQVMVKSRNALNYLFYDGSSGIPTGADFDILWAKALTNDDHLVVSERDGNTNFIIVPLNAQGNVITSARELRFGFQDGVNSPNGNKKYDWNLGYGSAGRNASQPQYFSVVDVELFNTTQPIYGFRIDNNGNADVKFYGLSDNTYDDNPNNPLVPGLIGNVFNDLDLLQDNTVDGNGISNPSGTQLYASLLNNSNVIIATKPINIDGSYEFLNLDPNSNYTVVLHTTSTGSTSANLPTGWINTGENIGTNSGNDGNTNGKIGVSITTTLKTNVNFGIFNPGSIGDLVWYDTNKDGTKDGTEGGIAGATVTLDPGTPGDASDDVPTTTDANGNYLFDNLPAGNYTITVDTSTATNVPAGVTLTQTFDDDGVGTANTSSVSLALGEDNLDQDFAYGPVDVCTDGATVGMVTANDPDADGINNVCDLDDDNDGILDTEECEVLIGETPFAVANGNSVNFSLSPVGNGFVLDITRLDNSFNLTINGTSLTSQEIQFQQSSTPTGQNIRFKDGSKWGQGSIPQIYGFGNAINSSTPILRFVIDENLDVKMYGSKVANGPLFELELFNGNSFNAFTWNANTPNNFIVSQLVNGNTYIDGRVYGTFISCDLDGDGIDNNLDLDSDGDGCLDVEESGGVDANNDGVLDGTGFDSDGLVTGGTGGYNGANGRETFAHQMAITTAPANQTVSQGLPVTFSVVGSSEEATGYNNGTPLYTTAGNANASIIYKWYLGDPNNGGTLLTDTGVYSNTNTANLSISDVTGLNGNKYYVVLTHTKNTCISESSFATLTVTPSLGSIGDLVWYDINKNGTKDGTEGGIAGATVTLDPGTPGDASDDVPTTTDANGNYLFDNLSAGNYTITVDTSTATNVPAGVTLTQTFDDDGVGTANTSNVSLALGEDNLEQDFAYGPVDICTDGATVGVVTANDPDADGINNVCDLDDDNDGILDEDEGCGNAVSTFPNADKGYLFQGNPSTVFLVDLNTGVATPHKNLTFQANAVAINEADGLFWAVNRTTNKIVLIDPVTFNITETLPITSSLFSGAFDPIRKQYVINSQTTVQVIDGDPNSPTYKTQVSSFAAASVNISDIAYNAADGNFYGIENNTTNLYKFDTLNKQTSLVGSVANLAAGVYGAVYSTLDGKIYLGNNSSGVLYLLELRNGLTASVFSNGPASGTNDGAKVLNVDLSGNQVCLDTDGDGIPNSQDLDSDGDGCLDVEESGGVDANFDGILDGTGFDSDGLVTGGSGGYNGTDGKETIAHQLAITTPPSNVVSVPGGSATFTVVGSAEMATNYLNGNPVYDSTGNASSRIVYQWYLGDPNNGGAILNDSGVYSGTDTASLTINPTNGLNGNTYFVKLTHLDKVCLEEISSATLTLENPSIGLAKNVDTITNNNDGTYTVTYLLTVENFGDDVLNNIQIFDDIVTQFAGLNPTGFSATDGSLTANSSWNGTAVSNILSASQSLAIGASGNVKISFTVTPGAITNVDNTATAKGTSPSGNETTDSSTDGIDPDGTDSDDTPDEDTPTSTPLPLTGSIGDTVFYDVDKDGVQDINEDGLEGATVTLDPGTPGDASDDFTTTTDVNGNYLFNFLSAGNYTVTVDVSTVTGGLPVGVTVADLSQTFDADGIATANTSDVTIAAGEDNLDQDFSYYASGSIGDTVFYDADKDGVQDAGEDGLEGATVTLDPGTPADPADDITIITDANGNYLFDNLTAGNYTVTVNINTVTNGLPAGVTVTDLEQTYDADGVGTANTSDVILASGEDNLAQDFSYYAPASIGDTVFYDTDKDGVQDPGEAGLEGATVTLDPGTPGNPADDITTTTDVNGNYLFDDLLLGNYTVTVDISTVTGGLPAGVLVADLEQTYDADGVGTPSTSDVTLASGENNLDQDFSYYAPGSIGDTVWYDTNGNGMQDIGENGLPGVTVTLDPGTPGNPADDSIQITAPDGTYLFDNLTAGNYTITVDVSTVTAGIPAGVTPADLVQTYDADGVGTSNTSNLTLVSGENNLDQDFGYRGRVLGSIGDTVWFDTDGDGIKDAGENGLGGATVTLDPGTPGNPADDVTTTTDANGNYLFDDLPVGVYTITVDLSTVTSGIPSGKTIADLIPIFDADGVGTPNTSTISLPTGMNNLNQDFGYGISSVGVNTGNDGGIESESLGDALTKLYVGRKKNSVPTEFVKSAANLYNKSKMKSVQPYQGKGQTMLDMFPAELVPGNVANITSPTDILDITTADEVLAVDFSLDGETKGVVLGIKTSDKVYNHTKASCDRLRGAEILNIQTVQVNGYNFLMQGIKQRNGVVEYAISFATAKNNNDTNYTIQTNWYVNDYTKFNDVYNFQVWSTKPADTQKLVADILENLNSFIPVNQTEIQKVPETYASKIYRDKAELVVMLRSTEEGQTAEVSMVELYSETANNIKYRNNTLSTEIQQSLRLDIADGYEYDGLVKVENEVEDAFYHADGNWGLDFDKRYTEIKNYFVWNNFDREYKDDEYAINRDVEVQATSDYDYLTVYKSLLPGTISADYSEYNYVAFTAKGSGLMELGLIKSSVQDWKAQYRVMVDFSEEEQTYYVPFDIFASSATQDKLTAEDLTTLTFTFLPVEANTTELDLKISDVRFAKTAVEGQIVNKIEKFNNEFMAYPNPSQGNVNLLLFSETATEATVTLSDITGKIIYSQKATLNAGKNELEFNFKVKTGVMLLNVTSPETNYGTTKVLFR; encoded by the coding sequence ATGAAAACAAAACTACATTTAAAACTATTATTAGTCTTAGCGTTTTCCCTTTTTGCAGGGTTTATTTCTGCACAAACGTTGTATAACGTAAAGCTAGGGACTGATAACAAAAAAATTACAGAAGTTCAAATTGAGTTTAATGGTAATACTTTAACTCAAACTAATGGATATGGTTCTGCTGGAGCTCCAGCTTCTAGGCAAACTACTTTACCAGTATTAATGAATTATACAAAAATTAATGATGGAGGTACTATTAAAACGTTAAGTTTTTTTAATGCAGCTGGGGCGTTTGTTACAAATAATAACTTTACAAGTTCAGCAAATGGGGTTGGAGTTTATAATGAGGGTACTGAAACTTTAACATCAAATGGAATTCCAGCTTGGGAAGACGCAATGCAGGTTATGGTAAAAAGTAGAAATGCTCTAAACTATTTATTTTATGATGGTTCTTCAGGTATTCCTACAGGTGCAGATTTTGATATTTTATGGGCCAAAGCTTTAACAAATGATGATCATTTAGTAGTAAGTGAAAGAGATGGGAATACAAACTTTATTATTGTGCCACTTAACGCACAAGGAAATGTAATTACTTCTGCAAGAGAATTAAGATTTGGTTTTCAAGATGGTGTAAACTCACCTAATGGAAATAAAAAATATGATTGGAATTTAGGATATGGTTCAGCAGGTAGAAATGCAAGTCAACCTCAATACTTTTCAGTTGTGGATGTTGAGTTGTTTAATACAACGCAACCTATTTATGGTTTTAGAATTGACAATAATGGTAATGCAGATGTAAAGTTTTATGGACTTTCAGATAATACTTATGATGATAACCCAAACAATCCACTAGTTCCAGGTCTTATAGGTAATGTATTTAACGATTTAGATCTTTTACAAGATAATACTGTTGATGGTAATGGAATATCAAATCCTTCAGGAACCCAACTTTATGCAAGTCTGCTTAATAATTCTAACGTTATTATTGCAACCAAACCTATAAATATAGATGGTTCTTATGAATTTTTAAATTTAGACCCAAATTCAAATTATACAGTAGTTTTGCACACTACTTCTACAGGAAGCACAAGTGCAAACTTACCAACAGGTTGGATAAATACTGGAGAAAATATCGGAACAAATTCAGGCAATGATGGAAATACAAATGGAAAAATAGGGGTTTCTATAACTACTACTTTAAAAACAAATGTAAATTTTGGAATATTTAATCCAGGTTCTATTGGTGATTTAGTTTGGTATGATACCAATAAAGATGGAACAAAAGATGGAACTGAAGGAGGAATAGCAGGAGCAACAGTAACTTTAGATCCAGGAACTCCAGGAGATGCTTCTGATGATGTACCCACAACAACAGATGCCAATGGAAATTATCTTTTTGATAACTTACCAGCAGGAAACTACACTATAACTGTAGATACTTCTACAGCTACTAATGTACCAGCAGGAGTTACATTAACTCAAACCTTTGATGATGATGGTGTTGGAACAGCAAACACAAGTAGCGTAAGCTTAGCATTAGGAGAAGATAATTTAGATCAAGATTTTGCGTATGGTCCAGTTGATGTTTGTACAGATGGAGCAACAGTTGGTATGGTAACCGCAAATGATCCAGATGCAGATGGTATAAATAATGTTTGTGATTTAGATGATGATAATGATGGTATTTTAGATACGGAAGAATGTGAGGTTTTAATTGGAGAAACTCCGTTTGCTGTAGCAAATGGTAACTCTGTTAATTTTAGTTTATCACCTGTAGGTAATGGTTTTGTTTTAGATATTACTAGATTGGATAATAGTTTCAATTTAACCATTAATGGAACTTCATTAACTTCACAAGAGATTCAATTTCAGCAATCAAGTACACCTACTGGTCAAAACATTCGTTTTAAAGATGGTTCAAAGTGGGGACAAGGCTCAATTCCACAAATTTATGGATTTGGAAATGCTATAAATTCATCTACCCCAATTTTAAGATTTGTAATTGATGAAAATTTAGATGTTAAAATGTATGGTAGTAAAGTGGCAAATGGTCCTTTATTTGAATTAGAGTTGTTTAATGGAAATTCTTTTAACGCCTTTACTTGGAATGCAAATACACCTAATAACTTCATTGTGTCTCAACTAGTAAATGGTAATACTTATATTGATGGTAGAGTATATGGAACTTTTATAAGTTGTGATTTAGATGGAGATGGAATTGACAATAATTTAGACCTAGATTCAGATGGAGATGGCTGTCTAGATGTTGAAGAATCTGGTGGAGTTGATGCAAATAATGATGGAGTTTTAGACGGAACTGGTTTTGATTCTGATGGATTAGTTACTGGTGGAACAGGTGGCTATAATGGAGCAAATGGAAGAGAAACATTTGCGCATCAAATGGCTATCACAACAGCTCCAGCAAACCAAACAGTTTCTCAAGGACTACCTGTTACTTTTAGTGTAGTTGGCTCTTCAGAAGAAGCTACAGGCTATAATAATGGAACACCACTATATACTACTGCAGGAAATGCAAATGCTAGTATTATTTATAAATGGTATTTAGGCGATCCAAATAATGGAGGAACGTTATTAACAGATACTGGGGTTTATTCAAATACAAATACTGCTAACTTGTCTATTTCAGATGTTACTGGTTTAAACGGAAATAAATATTATGTAGTTCTAACTCATACTAAAAATACTTGTATATCAGAAAGTAGTTTTGCTACTTTAACTGTAACTCCTTCTTTAGGTAGTATTGGTGATTTAGTTTGGTATGATATCAATAAAAATGGAACAAAAGATGGAACTGAAGGAGGAATAGCAGGAGCAACAGTAACATTAGATCCAGGAACTCCAGGAGATGCTTCTGATGATGTACCCACAACAACAGATGCCAATGGAAATTATCTTTTTGATAATTTATCAGCAGGAAACTATACTATAACTGTAGATACTTCTACAGCTACTAATGTACCAGCAGGAGTTACATTAACTCAAACCTTTGATGATGATGGTGTTGGAACAGCAAATACAAGTAACGTAAGTTTAGCTTTAGGAGAAGATAATTTAGAACAAGATTTTGCGTATGGCCCAGTTGATATTTGTACAGATGGTGCAACAGTTGGTGTAGTAACTGCAAATGATCCAGATGCAGATGGCATAAATAATGTTTGTGATTTAGATGACGATAATGATGGTATTTTAGATGAAGATGAAGGTTGTGGAAACGCAGTTTCTACATTTCCAAATGCCGATAAAGGTTATTTATTTCAAGGAAATCCTTCAACAGTTTTTCTAGTAGATTTAAATACTGGAGTTGCTACACCTCATAAAAACTTAACATTTCAAGCAAATGCAGTTGCAATTAACGAAGCAGATGGTTTGTTTTGGGCTGTAAATAGAACAACAAATAAAATTGTTTTAATAGATCCTGTTACTTTTAATATTACAGAAACGCTTCCAATTACGAGTTCATTATTTTCTGGAGCTTTTGATCCTATTAGAAAGCAATATGTAATTAATTCGCAAACTACTGTACAAGTAATAGATGGTGATCCTAACTCACCAACTTACAAAACACAAGTTAGTAGTTTTGCTGCTGCTAGTGTAAATATATCAGATATAGCTTACAATGCTGCTGATGGTAATTTTTATGGTATAGAAAATAATACAACAAACTTATATAAATTTGACACTTTAAATAAACAAACAAGCTTAGTAGGTTCTGTTGCCAATTTAGCTGCTGGTGTTTATGGCGCAGTTTATAGCACATTAGATGGTAAAATTTATTTAGGCAATAATAGTTCTGGAGTTTTATATTTATTAGAATTAAGAAATGGTTTAACAGCTTCAGTTTTTTCTAATGGTCCAGCTTCAGGTACAAATGATGGCGCAAAAGTTTTAAATGTAGATTTATCTGGTAACCAAGTTTGTTTAGATACAGATGGAGATGGTATTCCAAATTCACAAGATTTAGATTCTGATGGTGATGGTTGTTTAGATGTTGAAGAATCTGGAGGAGTAGATGCTAATTTCGATGGTATATTAGATGGTACAGGTTTCGATTCAGATGGTTTAGTTACAGGTGGTTCAGGTGGTTATAATGGCACAGATGGTAAAGAAACAATTGCACATCAATTGGCTATAACAACACCTCCATCTAATGTAGTTTCAGTACCTGGTGGTTCTGCAACATTTACGGTTGTAGGTTCAGCAGAAATGGCTACAAATTATTTAAATGGGAATCCTGTTTATGATTCAACTGGTAATGCTTCAAGTAGAATAGTTTATCAGTGGTATTTAGGTGATCCTAATAATGGTGGTGCAATTTTAAATGATTCAGGAGTATATTCTGGCACTGATACAGCTTCCTTAACTATAAATCCTACAAATGGATTAAATGGTAATACATATTTTGTAAAACTAACACATTTAGACAAAGTTTGTTTAGAAGAAATCAGTTCAGCAACATTAACGCTAGAAAATCCATCTATAGGATTAGCAAAAAATGTAGATACAATTACGAATAATAATGATGGAACTTATACAGTAACCTATTTATTAACAGTAGAAAATTTTGGGGACGATGTCTTAAATAACATCCAAATTTTTGATGATATCGTTACTCAATTTGCAGGGTTAAATCCAACAGGATTTTCTGCAACAGATGGCTCTCTAACTGCTAATAGTAGTTGGAATGGAACTGCAGTAAGTAATATTTTATCTGCAAGTCAATCTTTAGCTATTGGAGCTTCTGGTAATGTAAAAATTAGTTTTACAGTTACTCCTGGTGCTATAACGAATGTAGATAATACTGCTACAGCAAAAGGAACATCACCTTCAGGTAATGAAACTACAGATAGTTCAACAGATGGTATTGACCCTGATGGAACAGATAGTGATGATACTCCAGATGAGGATACTCCAACATCAACACCACTTCCTTTAACAGGTTCCATAGGTGATACTGTGTTTTACGATGTTGATAAAGATGGTGTTCAGGACATAAACGAAGATGGCTTAGAAGGAGCAACAGTAACATTAGATCCAGGAACTCCAGGAGATGCCTCTGATGATTTTACAACCACCACAGATGTTAACGGAAATTATTTGTTCAACTTTTTATCAGCAGGAAATTATACAGTAACAGTAGATGTTTCTACAGTAACAGGAGGTTTACCAGTAGGTGTAACAGTCGCAGATTTATCACAAACTTTTGACGCTGACGGAATTGCAACAGCAAATACAAGTGACGTAACTATTGCAGCTGGTGAAGACAATTTAGACCAAGATTTTAGTTATTATGCATCAGGTTCAATAGGAGATACTGTATTTTACGATGCAGACAAAGATGGTGTGCAAGATGCAGGTGAAGATGGATTAGAAGGAGCAACTGTAACATTAGATCCAGGAACTCCAGCAGATCCTGCAGATGATATAACAATAATAACAGATGCTAATGGTAATTATTTATTCGATAATTTAACAGCTGGAAATTACACAGTAACAGTAAATATAAATACAGTAACAAATGGATTGCCAGCAGGCGTTACTGTTACAGATTTGGAACAAACTTACGATGCAGATGGAGTTGGAACAGCAAACACAAGTGATGTAATATTAGCTTCAGGCGAAGATAATTTAGCTCAAGACTTTAGTTATTATGCACCAGCAAGTATTGGAGATACAGTATTTTACGATACTGATAAAGATGGCGTTCAAGACCCAGGAGAAGCTGGTTTAGAGGGAGCAACAGTAACATTAGATCCAGGAACTCCAGGAAATCCTGCAGATGATATAACAACTACCACAGATGTAAATGGTAATTATTTGTTTGATGATTTATTACTTGGAAACTATACAGTAACTGTAGACATAAGCACTGTAACAGGAGGTTTGCCAGCAGGTGTATTAGTTGCAGATTTAGAACAAACTTACGATGCAGATGGAGTTGGTACACCAAGTACAAGTGATGTAACTTTGGCATCAGGAGAAAATAATTTAGACCAAGACTTTAGCTATTATGCACCAGGTTCAATTGGAGATACTGTTTGGTATGATACAAATGGAAATGGAATGCAAGATATAGGTGAAAATGGTTTACCAGGAGTAACAGTAACATTAGACCCAGGTACCCCAGGAAACCCAGCAGATGATAGCATCCAAATAACTGCACCAGATGGAACGTATTTATTCGATAATTTAACAGCAGGTAACTATACAATAACTGTAGATGTAAGTACAGTAACTGCAGGAATTCCAGCAGGTGTTACCCCAGCAGATTTAGTGCAAACTTATGATGCAGATGGAGTTGGAACTTCAAATACAAGTAATTTAACGTTAGTATCTGGAGAAAATAATTTAGATCAAGACTTTGGATATAGAGGTAGAGTTTTAGGAAGTATTGGTGATACAGTTTGGTTTGATACAGATGGAGATGGAATTAAAGATGCAGGGGAAAACGGATTAGGAGGAGCAACAGTAACTTTAGATCCAGGAACACCAGGAAACCCAGCAGATGATGTAACAACGACTACAGATGCAAATGGAAATTATTTATTTGATGATTTACCAGTAGGAGTTTATACAATTACAGTGGATTTAAGTACTGTAACTTCAGGGATTCCATCAGGAAAAACAATAGCGGATTTAATTCCAATATTTGATGCAGATGGCGTTGGTACACCAAATACAAGTACAATTTCTTTACCAACTGGTATGAATAATTTAAATCAAGATTTTGGTTATGGTATTTCTTCAGTAGGGGTAAATACAGGAAATGATGGAGGAATCGAGTCAGAATCTTTAGGAGATGCTTTAACGAAGTTGTATGTAGGTAGAAAGAAAAATTCAGTACCAACAGAATTTGTAAAATCAGCAGCTAACTTGTATAACAAATCTAAAATGAAGTCTGTACAACCTTATCAAGGAAAAGGACAAACAATGTTAGATATGTTTCCAGCAGAACTAGTTCCAGGAAATGTAGCCAATATAACATCACCAACAGATATTTTAGATATCACCACAGCAGATGAAGTGTTAGCAGTAGATTTCTCTTTAGATGGCGAAACAAAAGGAGTTGTTTTAGGTATTAAAACTTCAGATAAGGTTTACAACCATACCAAAGCATCTTGTGATCGTTTAAGAGGAGCAGAAATTTTAAATATTCAGACTGTACAAGTAAATGGCTATAATTTCTTAATGCAAGGAATTAAACAAAGAAATGGAGTTGTAGAATATGCAATTTCTTTTGCAACAGCCAAAAACAATAACGATACAAACTATACGATTCAAACAAACTGGTATGTTAATGACTATACCAAGTTTAACGATGTTTATAACTTCCAAGTATGGTCTACAAAGCCGGCAGATACTCAAAAGTTAGTAGCGGATATTTTAGAGAATTTAAATTCTTTTATTCCTGTGAATCAAACAGAAATTCAGAAAGTTCCAGAAACGTACGCTTCTAAAATCTATAGAGATAAAGCTGAATTAGTAGTAATGTTAAGAAGTACAGAAGAAGGACAAACTGCAGAAGTATCTATGGTAGAATTGTATTCTGAAACAGCAAACAATATCAAATACAGAAATAATACTTTAAGCACAGAGATTCAACAAAGTTTACGATTAGATATCGCAGATGGCTATGAATATGATGGATTGGTAAAAGTAGAAAATGAAGTAGAAGATGCTTTTTATCATGCAGATGGAAACTGGGGCTTAGACTTTGATAAGCGTTATACAGAAATTAAAAACTACTTTGTATGGAATAATTTTGATAGAGAGTATAAAGATGATGAATATGCTATTAACAGAGATGTTGAAGTACAAGCAACAAGTGATTATGATTACTTAACCGTATATAAATCATTATTACCTGGAACTATTTCAGCAGATTACTCTGAGTATAACTATGTAGCTTTTACAGCAAAAGGATCAGGATTGATGGAATTAGGTTTAATCAAATCATCTGTACAAGATTGGAAAGCACAGTATAGAGTTATGGTAGATTTTTCTGAAGAAGAGCAAACATATTATGTTCCTTTTGATATCTTTGCATCAAGTGCAACGCAAGATAAATTAACAGCAGAAGATTTAACAACGCTAACGTTTACGTTTTTACCAGTAGAAGCAAACACAACAGAATTAGATTTAAAGATCTCAGATGTTCGTTTTGCAAAAACAGCAGTAGAAGGGCAGATTGTAAACAAGATAGAGAAGTTTAACAATGAGTTTATGGCTTATCCAAACCCATCTCAAGGAAATGTAAACTTGTTATTATTCAGTGAAACAGCTACAGAAGCTACAGTAACTTTATCAGATATTACTGGTAAGATTATCTACAGTCAAAAAGCGACGTTAAACGCAGGTAAAAACGAGTTAGAGTTTAACTTTAAAGTAAAAACTGGAGTCATGTTATTAAATGTAACAAGCCCAGAGACTAACTATGGAACCACAAAAGTTCTATTTAGATAG